Proteins from one Ricinus communis isolate WT05 ecotype wild-type chromosome 9, ASM1957865v1, whole genome shotgun sequence genomic window:
- the LOC8271542 gene encoding uncharacterized protein LOC8271542 codes for MGMESVSLSYTSMVAPNHKNGLHKNRKYPLISTNFAITTRTRRRFPFSVIKNYKQYHPQDFHGYAKPLRLLEATEPKVCTETSQQKDFLTFNAGGSQSLFKVKIQTSNAYGSSLSDPNAGVLLCLIDTNGSSILQTIHVILKSNSAEPLKMVEGNPVHFQRGSADVFMFEGPKLEGIEALWISIESGQWRLGGVSLTVISPCETSLEGNDREDIQFTAFQYEFQVDDILLGEGTDISVVELRPSLVSELSRVDPYNLLSKTPESTSISAGRISNEESMREYADLKLSLLSYDAALIFLGTIVANFSADENSAFAFFIGGIFGFSYLLLLQRSVDGLPSSSPVSSNTGGIENLFRGLKGPVSGLALAIGLTSLAVKFSSGDFAMVFTPKDLLIGTMGFLACKVAVVLAAFKPISLDLKENE; via the exons ATGGGAATGGAATCAGTTTCTCTGAGCTATACCTCTATGGTTGCACCAAATCATAAAAACGGCCTtcacaaaaatagaaaatatccATTGATCTCAACCAATTTTGCCATAACAACGAGAACAAGAAGAAGGTTTCCCTTTTCTGTTATCAAGAATTACAAACAGTACCATCCCCAAG ACTTTCATGGCTATGCAAAACCTTTGCGCCTCTTAGAAGCCACAGAACCTAAAGTATGCACAGAAACCTCTCAACAGAAGGATTTTCTGACTTTCAATGCAGGTGGATCTCAGTCTCTGTTCAAGGTTAAGATACAGACAAGTAATGCCTATGGGTCAAGCCTGAGTGATCCAAATGCTGGAGTACTCTTATGCTTAATTGATACAAATGGTAGCTCTATATTGCAGACGATTCATGTGATTTTGAAGTCCAATTCTGCAGAACCCTTGAAAATGGTAGAGGGCAACCCAGTTCATTTCCAAAGAGGTTCTGCTGATGTATTCATGTTTGAGGGACCAAAATTGGAGGGAATTGAAGCTCTTTGGATTAGCATTGAATCAG GTCAATGGAGATTAGGTGGTGTGAGCCTGACAGTCATTAGTCCTTGTGAAACTTCATTAGAAGGAAATGATAGAGAAGACATTCAGTTCACTGCTTTCCAGTATGAATTTCAAGTTGATGACATATTACTTGGAGAAGGGACTGACATATCTGTCGTGGAGCTAAGGCCTAGTCTTGTTTCAGAATTATCCAGGGTTGACCCATACAACTTATTGAGCAAAACTCCTGAATCAACATCAATATCTGCTGGCAGGATTTCCAATGAGGAAAGCATGAGAGAGTATGCAGATTTGAAGTTATCCTTGTTATCTTATGATGCTGctctaatttttcttggtacAATAGTAGCAAATTTCTCAGCTGATGAAAATTCAGCATTTGCATTCTTCATTGGTGGGATCTTCGGCTTCTCATATTTGTTGCTGCTGCAAAGGTCTGTCGATGGATTACCATCTTCAAGTCCCGTATCCAGTAATACGGGCGGGATTGAAAATCTATTTAGAGGGTTGAAGGGACCAGTATCAGGCTTGGCATTGGCAATAGGACTTACCTCTCTAGCAGTGAAGTTTAGCTCTGGAGATTTTGCAATGGTGTTTACCCCAAAAGATCTGTTGATCGGAACAATGGGGTTTCTTGCCTGTAAAGTTGCTGTGGTGTTAGCTGCATTTAAGCCCATCTCCCTGGATTTGAAGGAGAATGAATAA
- the LOC8271540 gene encoding phytoene synthase 2, chloroplastic: MSSTFSLAAKPCIKGNDSKFLHAKSVVTRAKAQVITAPKQSDTSAFPQLLTQRILHTDIHVRQIVERQSQADCLLAQQDPCRKPEFHPLFLEEAYARCKNICAEYAKTFYLGTLLMTEERQKAIWAIYVWCRRTDELVDGPNAGYMSSAVLDRWEERLQNIFDGQPYDMLDAALTDTVFRFPLDIKPFMDMIEGMRMDTKKCRYEDFEELYRYCYYVAGTVGLMSVPVMGIAPEACVSAQTIYSAALNLGIGNQLTNILRDVGEDAMRGRVYLPQDELAQFGLRDEDVFGGKVTDRWREFMKEQITRARYYFNLAEEGASQLDKASRWPVWSCLILYREILDAIEDNDYDNLTKRAYVGRTKKLLTLPLAYTKAQSPPSLILQYH; the protein is encoded by the exons ATGAGCTCTACATTTTCACTAGCAGCTAAGCCTTGCATTAAAGGAAACGATAGCAAATTCTTGCATGCAAAATCTGTAGTTACAAGAGCTAAAGCTCAAGTGATCACAGCTCCAAAACAATCAGACACAAGTGCTTTTCCTCAGTTACTGACACAAAGGATTCTTCACACTGATATTCATGTGCGCCAAATAGTTGAAAGGCAGTCTCAAGCTGACTGCTTATTAGCCCAGCAAGATCCCTGTAGAAAGCCAGAATTCCACCCTTTGTTTCTTGAAGAAGCTTATGCAAGATGCAAAAACATTTGTGCTGAATATGCCAAGACTTTCTATCTAG GGACATTGCTGATGACAGAGGAGCGACAGAAAGCCATATGGGCAATTTATG TTTGGTGTAGGAGAACAGATGAACTGGTGGATGGACCGAATGCAGGGTACATGAGCTCAGCTGTTCTTGACAGATGGGAAGAGAGACTGCAAAACATCTTTGATGGACAGCCTTATGACATGCTTGATGCTGCACTGACAGATACTGTTTTCAGGTTCCCTCTAGACATTAAG CCTTTCATGGACATGATTGAGGGTATGAGAATGGATACAAAGAAATGTAGGTACGAGGATTTTGAAGAGTTGTATCGTTACTGCTACTATGTTGCTGGCACTGTCGGCCTTATGAGTGTTCCTGTAATGGGAATAGCACCGGAAGCTTGTGTTTCTGCTCAGACAATCTATAGTGCAGCTCTCAACTTGGGTATCGGAAATCAGCTTACTAACATTCTCAGAGATGTAGGAGAGGA TGCTATGAGAGGAAGAGTTTATCTTCCACAAGATGAGCTTGCGCAGTTTGGGCTGCGTGACGAGGATGTTTTTGGTGGAAAGGTAACTGATAGATGGAGGGAGTTCATGAAGGAGCAAATTACAAGGGCAAGATACTACTTCAACCTTGCTGAGGAAGGAGCCTCTCAGCTAGACAAAGCTAGCCGTTGGCCG GTATGGTCATGCTTAATCCTGTACAGAGAAATCTTGGATGCAATTGAGGATAATGATTATGATAACTTGACAAAGAGAGCTTATGTTGGAAGGACTAAGAAGCTTCTCACATTGCCCTTAGCATACACTAAAGCTCAATCCCCACCAAGTTTGATTCTTCAATACCATTGA
- the LOC8271541 gene encoding phytoene synthase 2, chloroplastic, with translation MIMFSTLSVAPKPYGLNPNNRNLLHPPFISATTERTRALIMSAPNRQSRISILPRIDLHMHEVIAKQSQAVSLLPHQNAHRKPDFPPLFLEEAYKRCKKICAQNAKTFYLGTLLMTEEQQKAIWAIYVWSRRTDELVDGPNAEHMSSAVLDLWEQRLESIFDGNPHDILDAALTDTVFKFALHIEPFKDMIEGMRMDTRKFRYENFEELYLYCYYVAGTVSLMTVPVLGIAPDSCVSAQTIYYGALYMAIANQLTNILRDVGEDGLRGRIYLPQDELAQFGLCHEDIFTRKVTDKWKEFMKEQITRARYYFKLAEDGISHLHKASRWPVWSCLMLYSKILDAIEDNDYDNLTKTAYVGKTEKLLTLPLAYAKAVNVNGICLV, from the exons ATGATTATGTTCTCTACACTTTCAGTTGCACCTAAGCCTTATGGCCTTAACCCAAACAATAGGAACTTGCTGCATCCACCATTCATATCAGCTACAACAGAAAGAACTCGAGCACTGATCATGTCAGCTCCTAATAGACAATCAAGGATCTCCATTCTTCCTCGTATTGATCTTCACATGCACGAAGTTATTGCAAAGCAGTCTCAGGCAGTCTCCCTGTTGCCCCACCAAAATGCTCATAGAAAGCCAGATTTTCCTCCATTGTTTCTTGAAGAAGCTTACAAGAGGTGTAAAAAGATTTGTGCTCAAAATGCCAAGACTTTCTATCTAG GTACTTTGCTAATGACTGAGGAACAGCAGAAAGCCATATGGGCAATTTATG TTTGGAGTAGGAGGACAGATGAACTTGTGGATGGACCCAATGCAGAACACATGAGCTCAGCTGTTCTTGATTTGTGGGAGCAGAGACTTGAAAGCATCTTTGATGGAAACCCCCATGACATTCTCGATGCTGCACTTACTGATACTGTCTTTAAGTTTGCTCTACATATTGAG CCTTTCAAGGACATGATTGAGGGCATGAGAATGGATACAAGGAAATTTCGGTATGAGAATTTTGAAGAGCTATATCTTTATTGCTACTATGTTGCTGGTACTGTTAGCCTAATGACTGTTCCAGTATTGGGAATAGCACCTGATTCATGTGTTTCTGCTCAAACTATCTATTATGGAGCTCTTTACATGGCTATAGCAAATCAGCTCACAAACATCCTTAGAGATGTAGGAGAGGA TGGCTTGAGAGGAAGAATTTATCTTCCCCAAGATGAGTTAGCACAGTTTGGGCTATGCCATGAGGATATTTTCACAAGAAAGGTGACAGATAAATGGAAAGAGTTCATGAAGGAGCAGATTACAAGGGCAAGATACTACTTTAAGCTTGCTGAAGATGGAATCTCACATCTTCACAAGGCTAGTCGTTGGCCG GTATGGTCATGCTTAATGTTGTATAGCAAAATCTTGGATGCAATTGAAGATAATGATTACGATAACTTGACAAAGACAGCTTATGTTGGAAAGACTGAGAAGCTTCTCACTTTGCCTTTAGCATATGCTAAAGCTGTTAATGTTAATGGGATTTGCCTTGTATAA
- the LOC8271543 gene encoding probable polyamine transporter At3g13620 — MQTSQESPHTPQELPITTTVTTSTKTPKKLTLIPLIFLIYFEVAGGPYGEEPAVQAAGPLYALLGFLIFPFVWSIPEALITAELSTAYPGNGGFVIWADRAFGPFFGSLMGSWKFLSVVINIAAFPVLCIDYLKKVLPVLASGWPRKVALMISTLFLSFLNYTGLAIVGYAAVVLGIVSLSPFIIMSVIAIPKIKPHRWLSLGQKGMKKDWTLYFNTLFWNLNFWDNVSTLAGEVDKPRKTFPVALFTAVIFTCLSYFIPLFAVIGAISVDQSEWESGFHATAAELIAGKWLKYWVEVGAVLSAIGLFEAQMSSSAYQLLGMADLGFLPQFFTKRAKWFDTPWVGILVSTLIIIGVSFMDFTDIISSANFLYSLGMLLEFASFLWLRRKLPELNRPYKIPVRLPWLIVMCLIPSVFLVLIMAVATKTVYLVSGLMTVGAIGWYFLMMFCKSKKVLQI; from the coding sequence ATGCAAACCTCCCAAGAATCACCTCATACACCTCAAGAACTCCCAATCACCACCACTGTTACCACCTCTACTAAAACACCCAAAAAACTTACTTTAATCCCTCTGATATTCCTAATCTATTTTGAAGTAGCCGGTGGCCCTTATGGTGAAGAACCTGCTGTTCAAGCTGCAGGTCCACTCTATGCACTTCTTGGGTTCTTGATATTTCCATTCGTATGGAGTATTCCTGAGGCTCTTATCACTGCTGAGCTTTCTACTGCTTATCCTGGGAATGGTGGTTTTGTTATTTGGGCTGATCGTGCTTTCGGTCCCTTTTTTGGATCCTTGATGGGGTCTTGGAAATTCTTGAGTGTTGTCATCAATATTGCTGCCTTCCCAGTTCTTTGCATTGATTACTTGAAGAAGGTACTTCCTGTATTGGCTTCTGGTTGGCCTCGCAAAGTTGCACTTATGATTTCAACattgtttttatcttttcttaacTATACTGGATTAGCCATTGTTGGCTATGCTGCTGTTGTGCTTGGTATAGTTTCGCTCTCgccttttattattatgtctGTTATCGCAATCCCAAAGATTAAACCTCATAGATGGCTTAGTTTAGGCCAAAAGGGTATGAAAAAAGACTGGACTTTGTATTTCAATACCCTTTTTTGGAACTTAAATTTTTGGGATAATGTTAGTACTCTAGCTGGAGAAGTTGATAAACCCCGGAAAACATTCCCTGTGGCCTTATTCACTGCTGTGATATTCACTTGTCTGTCTTACTTTATTCCACTTTTTGCGGTAATTGGTGCTATTTCTGTGGATCAAAGTGAGTGGGAATCAGGGTTTCATGCTACTGCAGCTGAACTTATTGCAGGGAAATGGCTAAAGTATTGGGTTGAAGTTGGTGCAGTGTTGTCTGCTATTGGTTTGTTTGAGGCACAAATGAGTAGTAGTGCATACCAGCTTCTTGGCATGGCTGATTTGGGATTCTTGCCTCAGTTTTTTACCAAAAGGGCTAAATGGTTTGATACTCCTTGGGTGGGGATACTGGTTTCAACATTGATCATAATTGGAGTATCATTTATGGATTTCACTGATATTATTTCATCAGCTAATTTCTTGTATAGTTTAGGTATGCTGTTGGAATTTGCATCTTTCCTTTGGTTGAGAAGGAAGTTGCCTGAACTGAACAGGCCTTACAAGATTCCAGTGAGGCTACCATGGTTGATTGTTATGTGTTTGATACCATCTGTGTTCTTAGTACTCATAATGGCTGTTGCTACTAAGACTGTTTATCTGGTGAGTGGTTTGATGACTGTGGGTGCCATTGGATGGTATTTCTTGATGATGTTTTGCAAATCAAAGAAGGTGTTACAAATATAG